In one Vidua chalybeata isolate OUT-0048 chromosome 4, bVidCha1 merged haplotype, whole genome shotgun sequence genomic region, the following are encoded:
- the PPP2CB gene encoding serine/threonine-protein phosphatase 2A catalytic subunit beta isoform translates to MEEKGFAKELDQWIEQLNECRQLSESQVRSLCEKAKEILTKESNVQEVRCPVTVCGDVHGQFHDLMELFRIGGKSPDTNYLFMGDYVDRGYYSVETVTLLVALKVRYPERITILRGNHESRQITQVYGFYDECLRKYGNANVWKYFTDLFDYLPLTALVDGQIFCLHGGLSPSIDTLDHIRALDRLQEVPHEGPMCDLLWSDPDDRGGWGISPRGAGYTFGQDISETFNHANGLTLVSRAHQLVMEGYNWCHDRNVVTIFSAPNYCYRCGNQAAIMELDDTLKYSFLQFDPAPRRGEPHVTRRTPDYFL, encoded by the exons ATGGAGGAGAAGGGCTTCGCCAAGGAGCTGGACCAGTGGATCGAGCAGCTGAACGAGTGCCGGCAGCTGAGCGAGAGCCAGGTCCGCAGCCTGTGCGAGAAG GCTAAAGAAATCCTTACAAAGGAATCAAATGTGCAAGAGGTACGCTGCCCCGTCACCGTCTGCGGGGATGTCCACGGGCAGTTCCACGACCTTATGGAGCTCTTCAGGATCGGTGGGAAGTCTCCAGACACTAACTACCTGTTCATGGGAGACTACGTGGACAGAGGCTATTACTCCGTGGAGACAGTGACTCTCCTGGTGGCGTTGAAG GTGCGGTACCCGGAGCGCATCACGATACTGAGGGGCAACCACGAGAGCAGGCAAATCACACAGGTCTACGGCTTCTACGACGAGTGCCTGCGCAAGTACGGCAACGCCAACGTCTGGAAGTACTTCACAGACCTGTTTGATTACCTTCCTCTCACAGCTCTGGTAGACGGCCAG ATATTCTGCCTCCACGGTGGCCTCTCTCCATCCATAGATACACTGGATCATATCAGGGCTCTGGACCGCCTGCAGGAAGTTCCACACGAG GGTCCCATGTGTGATCTGTTGTGGTCGGATCCGGATGACCGCGGCGGCTGGGGCATTTCTCCACGTGGTGCTGGCTACACCTTCGGGCAGGACATTTCCGAAACCTTTAACCACGCCAATGGTCTCACGCTGGTCTCCCGCGCTCACCAGCTGGTCATGGAG GGTTATAACTGGTGCCACGACCGCAATGTGGTTACCATCTTCAGTGCCCCCAATTACTGCTACCGCTGTGGGAACCAGGCTGCTATCATGGAACTAGATGacactttaaaatattcctt ccTCCAGTTTGACCCAGCACCTCGTCGTGGAGAGCCTCATGTTACCCGTCGTACCCCAGACTACTTCCTATAA
- the GSR gene encoding glutathione reductase, mitochondrial, whose protein sequence is MAAAAYELLVLGGGSGGLAGARRAAELGARVALVEPQRLGGTCVNVGCVPKKVMWNTAVHAEFVHDHADYGFETAGVKFNWRTIKEKRDAYVRRLNDIYENNVKKAHIDIIRGYGKFTADPEPAIEVNGKKYTAPHILIATGGRPAVPSDSEIPGASLGMTSDGFFDLEELPRRSVVVGAGYIAVEMVGILSTLGSKSSLLIRHDKVLRTFDSLISSNCTQELENTGVDVWKHTQVKKVTKSPRGLLDVTVASAVPGRKPTEEVIRDVDCLLWAVGREPNSEGLCLDRVGVRVDPKGHVVVDEYQNTTRRGIYAVGDVCGRALLTPVAIAAGRKLAHRLFEGKQDSRLDYKNIPTVVFSHPPIGTVGLTEEEAVAMHGKDNVKIYNTSFTPLYHAVTQRKVKCVMKLVCAGKEEKVVGLHMQGLGCDEMLQGFAVAIKMGATKADLDNTVAIHPTSAEELVTLR, encoded by the exons ATGGCGGCGGCCGCCTacgagctgctggtgctgggcggcggctccggggggCTGGCGGGGGCCCGGCGGGCGGCCGAGCTTGGCGCCCGGGTCGCGCTGGTGGAGCCGCAGCGCCTCGGCGGCACCTGC GTCAATGTTGGATGCGTGCCAAAGAAG GTGATGTGGAACACGGCGGTGCACGCGGAGTTTGTCCACGATCACGCTGACTATGGCTTTGAAACGGCGGGCGTCAAGTTCAACTGGAG GACCATCAAGGAGAAACGTGACGCGTACGTGCGGCGCCTCAATGACATCTACGAGAACAACGTTAAGAAG GCTCACATTGACATCATCCGGGGCTATGGCAAGTTCACCGCTGATCCCGAGCCAGCCATCGAGGTGAATGGGAAAAAGTACACGGCTCCTCACATCCTTATAGCCACGGGAGGGCGCCCGGCTGTCCCTTCTGACAGCGAAATTCCTG GTGCCAGTCTGGGGATGACCAGCGACGGCTTCTTCGacctggaggagctgcccag GCGCAGCGTCGTCGTCGGGGCCGGCTACATCGCGGTGGAGATGGTGGGGATCCTCTCCACGCTGGGCTCCAAGTCATCCCTGCTCATCCGCCACGACAAG GTGCTGCGAACCTTTGACTCCCTGATCAGCTCCAACTGcacccaggagctggagaacaCCGGGGTGGATGTCTGGAAGCACACACAG GTCAAGAAGGTCACCAAGTCTCCACGCGGGCTGCTGGATGTGACGGTGGCCTCGGCGGTGCCGGGCCGCAAGCCGACGGAGGAGGTGATCCGGGACGTGGACTGCCTGCTGTGGGCCGTGGGGCGGGAGCCCAACTCCGAGGGGCTGTGCCTGGACCGAGTG GGCGTGCGGGTGGACCCCAAGGGCCACGTGGTTGTGGATGAGTACCAGAACACCACCAGGAGAGGGATCTATGCCGTAGGGGATGTCTGTGGGAGAGCCCTCCTCACCCCAG TGGCCATCGCAGCTGGCAGGAAGCTGGCCCACAGGCTCTTCGAGGGCAAGCAGGACTCCAGGCTGGACTACAAGAACATCCCCACGGTCGTTTTCAGCCACCCGCCCATCGGCACCGTGGGGCTCACTGAAG aggaggctgTGGCCATGCATGGGAAGGACAACGTGAAGATCTACAACACATCCTTCACTCCCTTGTACCACGCTGTCACCCAGAGGAAGGTGAAGTGTGTCATGAAGCTGGTGTGCGCTGGCAAGGAGGAGAAG GTGGTGGGGTTGCACATGCAAGGGCTGGGCTGTGACGAAATGCTGCAGGGCTTTGCCGTGGCCATCAAAATGGGGGCCACCAAGGCCGACCTGGACAACACCGTTGCCATTCACCCCACTTCTGCCGAGGAGCTGGTGACGCTGCGCTGA